One region of Halohasta litchfieldiae genomic DNA includes:
- a CDS encoding sulfurtransferase TusA family protein, which translates to MSTISKSGENTDASYEIRADRTSNTLYLEFSGTLTADEMETAADETVETAKRLDDGFRIINDISGFTPPSPEAAKPIKKAQVKLKEMSVGDVVRVVADDTSSVTENAFQRRSRKAGYDGKTATTVAEAERKLE; encoded by the coding sequence GACTATCTCAAAGTCCGGTGAGAACACCGACGCAAGCTACGAAATTCGAGCCGACAGGACATCTAATACGCTATATTTGGAGTTTAGCGGTACGCTGACCGCAGACGAGATGGAGACTGCCGCCGACGAGACCGTCGAGACAGCCAAGCGCCTCGATGATGGGTTCCGCATTATCAACGACATCTCTGGGTTCACGCCGCCGTCTCCCGAGGCCGCCAAACCCATCAAGAAGGCACAGGTCAAACTCAAGGAGATGAGCGTCGGCGACGTGGTCCGTGTCGTAGCCGACGACACCAGTTCGGTCACCGAAAACGCCTTCCAGCGACGATCCAGAAAGGCAGGCTATGACGGAAAGACTGCGACGACGGTAGCCGAGGCAGAGCGGAAGCTGGAGTAG
- a CDS encoding DICT sensory domain-containing protein has protein sequence MVDSLRGFFEEIKNPDRQLVVLNRDAEYPVRRLLDSMLDGQPVSVSDLDVADEETDTVALVEDGGILARSTLDELLESVLLINSDLYKTGAIDLEDITLPDVLQGLDEVPFRLRGYPDSNKEKLLLISISRVIERIAAETGGGRLRASFQRLSRLNDERGTYRVYEILSNSGIDVHLYGVGDTDPSDDLPVTVHTGTSYPYRRSWFVVFQPPPDAEITDHVALLALEDEPNVWDGFWTFRQPLVEEIESYIAENI, from the coding sequence ATGGTCGACTCATTGCGTGGGTTTTTCGAGGAAATCAAAAATCCCGACCGGCAGCTCGTGGTACTCAACCGTGATGCTGAGTATCCGGTTCGCAGACTGCTTGATTCAATGCTTGATGGGCAGCCGGTCTCGGTTAGCGATCTTGATGTTGCTGATGAGGAGACTGATACTGTTGCGCTGGTCGAAGATGGTGGCATTCTTGCTCGCTCGACTCTCGATGAATTGCTCGAATCAGTGTTATTGATTAATTCTGACCTCTACAAAACGGGTGCCATCGATCTCGAAGATATCACACTTCCCGATGTTTTGCAGGGCCTTGATGAGGTTCCGTTCCGCCTCCGTGGATATCCGGATTCAAACAAAGAGAAACTCTTGTTGATCAGCATCTCACGAGTTATCGAACGAATTGCAGCCGAGACCGGAGGAGGACGACTCCGTGCATCGTTCCAGCGACTCTCTCGACTCAACGATGAACGTGGGACCTACAGAGTCTATGAAATCCTCAGTAACAGTGGCATTGATGTCCACCTCTATGGGGTTGGTGATACCGATCCGAGCGACGATCTCCCAGTGACTGTCCATACAGGTACTTCTTATCCATACCGTCGGTCGTGGTTTGTCGTCTTCCAGCCGCCACCGGATGCCGAGATAACAGACCACGTCGCGCTCCTCGCACTTGAAGACGAACCGAACGTCTGGGATGGCTTTTGGACCTTCCGACAACCACTCGTTGAGGAGATTGAAAGCTATATTGCTGAAAACATCTGA
- a CDS encoding sugar-transfer associated ATP-grasp domain-containing protein: protein MTNQGKLRYFNKFFESYTFQYYLVASLLLIFLILGWTLRLFSTSLSTLLEPYRTLFQLTLAAGLIAILRNELGLKTYGLFAPIVLALTLLSTGLIWGLGLFLNIFVISMGVYAILEPLNVGTAHRLGAIISVVGLSVAAFLLMGDIGLLPRLSGTIEVFFPAIVTAWYADRFASDVEERGWSVPSIQFIWTLLAIVLTYGLISTRPIVDWYIRTPELWVLLIGTNLYLGVTTRTRLKEYYRFNSHWGGFINGIGTRIQVALRNISAWVRQEPRQTSLTDVLGINIRNRYIKQYNPGHLRTSAGKVETKRRLHGLGIPTPDTYAIVEDTDDLSQARAVFEKRDSFVIKPDDAYGGEGILIITDRTEDTYHTTDGKKTVDDLLRHVQRIIQGQYAGINLSGAAIIEQRVEASPLFRRLSSGGVPDIRIIVFQGYPIMAMTRLPTIESGNQANLHKGAIGVGLTVADGTPLGAYQQSHDRWVPTHPDTGVDLTAFKIPEWDRILQTAVETAAASGLGYAGVDITLDGSNTPLVFEVNAYPGLGIQNTTRLGLLKRLEWICELPPACEFYPPEKKVDLAKQWDTAGYQ from the coding sequence ATGACTAATCAAGGTAAACTAAGATATTTTAATAAATTTTTTGAAAGCTATACATTCCAATATTATCTCGTAGCGAGCCTACTACTGATTTTTCTTATACTTGGGTGGACGTTACGACTGTTCTCTACGTCTTTGTCGACATTACTTGAGCCATATCGAACGCTGTTTCAATTGACGCTTGCAGCAGGTCTCATAGCTATTCTCCGAAACGAATTGGGGCTAAAGACCTACGGGCTGTTTGCTCCGATCGTCCTTGCACTAACATTGCTGTCGACAGGCTTAATTTGGGGATTAGGACTTTTCTTAAATATTTTTGTTATTTCTATGGGAGTTTACGCGATATTAGAACCGCTAAATGTTGGAACAGCCCACCGTCTTGGGGCCATAATTAGTGTCGTCGGCCTCTCTGTGGCTGCGTTTTTACTGATGGGTGATATTGGGCTGTTACCCCGTCTTTCTGGGACGATTGAGGTCTTTTTTCCGGCAATTGTCACCGCGTGGTATGCCGATCGCTTTGCCAGTGATGTCGAAGAACGTGGCTGGTCTGTGCCATCAATTCAGTTCATTTGGACCTTACTCGCAATCGTACTCACTTACGGCCTGATTTCTACGAGACCGATTGTCGACTGGTATATTCGTACACCGGAACTGTGGGTACTACTCATTGGAACAAATCTCTATTTGGGAGTTACAACTCGAACTCGATTAAAAGAGTATTATCGATTCAATTCCCACTGGGGCGGATTCATAAATGGGATCGGGACTCGGATACAGGTTGCACTCCGCAATATCTCGGCTTGGGTCCGTCAGGAGCCGAGACAAACCTCACTTACAGACGTACTGGGCATAAATATCAGGAATAGATACATAAAGCAGTATAATCCAGGTCATCTTCGAACGAGTGCGGGAAAAGTCGAAACAAAGCGACGATTGCACGGGTTAGGTATTCCGACACCGGACACGTACGCAATCGTGGAAGATACGGACGATCTCTCTCAAGCGAGAGCTGTGTTTGAAAAACGAGATTCGTTTGTAATTAAACCGGATGATGCATACGGCGGTGAAGGTATTCTCATAATCACAGATCGTACTGAAGACACATATCACACGACGGATGGAAAAAAGACAGTCGACGACCTCCTTCGACACGTCCAACGGATCATCCAAGGTCAGTATGCAGGAATCAATCTGAGCGGTGCTGCGATCATCGAACAACGGGTAGAGGCAAGCCCGTTATTTAGACGACTCTCATCAGGTGGCGTCCCAGATATTCGAATTATTGTATTTCAAGGATATCCGATCATGGCGATGACGAGACTGCCGACCATTGAATCGGGGAATCAAGCGAATCTTCACAAAGGAGCAATTGGAGTCGGGCTTACAGTTGCTGATGGAACTCCACTCGGCGCGTATCAACAGAGCCATGATCGCTGGGTGCCTACCCATCCCGATACTGGCGTCGACCTTACAGCATTCAAAATTCCGGAATGGGATCGGATCTTACAGACAGCCGTTGAGACCGCGGCCGCCTCTGGACTCGGGTATGCTGGTGTTGATATCACTCTCGACGGGTCTAATACACCACTTGTATTCGAAGTAAACGCGTATCCGGGGCTCGGAATCCAAAACACGACCCGTCTTGGGCTGTTGAAACGGTTGGAATGGATCTGTGAACTCCCACCAGCGTGTGAGTTCTATCCACCCGAAAAGAAAGTCGACCTTGCTAAACAGTGGGACACAGCGGGATACCAATGA
- a CDS encoding response regulator, with amino-acid sequence MCNRIRVLYVDDSRRATQIHAEMLSNHGFEVVTALTPAAGLDRLSRGGVDCVLSDLTMPETDGFEFLAAIREAYPRLPFILFTGEESADTVAAAFERGVTDFVPKSFCGTSYELLTHRIEQAVQ; translated from the coding sequence ATGTGTAATCGGATACGGGTCCTCTACGTCGACGACAGCCGTCGTGCGACGCAGATCCACGCCGAAATGCTCTCCAACCACGGTTTCGAGGTGGTGACTGCCCTCACGCCCGCTGCCGGTCTCGACCGCCTTTCGAGGGGTGGAGTCGACTGTGTACTGAGCGATCTAACGATGCCCGAGACCGACGGCTTCGAGTTCCTCGCGGCGATCAGGGAGGCCTACCCGCGACTACCGTTTATACTCTTTACCGGCGAGGAGTCTGCCGACACCGTTGCGGCGGCCTTCGAGCGTGGCGTGACCGATTTTGTGCCCAAATCGTTCTGTGGAACCTCCTACGAACTGTTGACTCATCGTATTGAACAGGCCGTGCAGTAG
- a CDS encoding outer membrane protein assembly factor BamB family protein codes for MKRGRGIVWAGLVVCLLLAGGVVVGSLAVGAQSDTATAPVTNESAWPSFGLGPDGNRALSNGTGPVETGVVQWNYTTGGIVHSSPAVVNGTLYVGSDDNKVYAFDTQTSSEQWNFTTGGSVLSSPAVANGTAYVGSYDNRIYALNATDGTEQWNYTTGGDVWSSPAVVNGTVYVGSDDDTVYGLDAQTGSEQWNYTTGGEVRSSPAVVNGTVYVGSYDGEVYALNATDGTEQWSYSRGGPGTELSSPAVVNGTVYIGGVGGSVYALNATDGTERWKTATTFDVQSSPTVWNDTVYIGSNEDVYALDTTTGTEQWSYPTNNKVYSTPTVVNGTVYVGSYDNNVYTLDAVKGTEQWTYTTGGFVFSSPTVVDGIAYFGSEDGNLYALHADDSVPILSEYTVSNPSNQNIAVRFNSDKLLTNLSASISGTESATLSTSDFTPTVDTDGNVTYEAIYTAGSEGSYTATLDTAADGAGNDAATSQAESVVLDAPPTISAYAVSNPSGQNVTVRFNATEQLSTISVSISNAESATLSSTDFTETAITGGNYTYDASYTGISDGTYTATLDTAADAAGNDGATGQQDSVIVDTTPPTAAAGENQTVDEDTTVQFNGSNTTDNTGIASYNWSFGDGMNATGQTVTHTYTDSGEYTVTLTVEDAAGNQDIDTSTVTVESSSNGGSGGNGGGGGSSRSTDTGSTVTVVPAQEPESSDSDDSSTRGSEAADSIDSQSVAVRGVSRGERVSVDFTTPDEDRTATDQDESTGDSDGSDEPTPRQVRNIVPDGLDIQFAEAGDYEFTVRTRDADTSDSAESEPSRTGDSGSAFRSDFSTNSLSDDGVRFARETRQRPVGFIEVDTEFETEAVETATHRFRVRKSYLESTDASVESVRLYRDEIAQWRELDTQQVRETEDYYFFEAETPGFSVFVIGTSAPVFETTDQQLIGFDESTGGVEATVSVENIGSKAGTYDAVLSADGETIGTAEASVDAAERADVTVTGTVETDDPVTLRLAGQSLGDVTRTKPTPVPTDPEQSGLRLVGVLLGVAVVVIGGLLWSRRKNGEETQ; via the coding sequence ATGAAACGCGGTCGAGGGATTGTTTGGGCTGGGTTAGTCGTCTGTCTGCTGCTCGCTGGGGGTGTCGTCGTCGGTTCGTTGGCCGTCGGGGCCCAATCTGACACCGCAACTGCACCCGTCACCAACGAGTCAGCGTGGCCGTCGTTCGGGCTGGGACCGGACGGTAACCGAGCGCTGTCGAACGGCACCGGACCGGTCGAAACAGGTGTCGTCCAGTGGAACTACACCACCGGTGGGATCGTCCATTCGTCGCCAGCGGTCGTCAACGGGACACTCTACGTCGGGAGTGACGACAACAAGGTGTACGCCTTCGATACACAGACCAGTAGTGAACAGTGGAATTTCACCACTGGAGGGTCGGTACTCTCGTCGCCAGCAGTGGCGAACGGAACCGCCTATGTCGGGAGTTACGATAACAGGATCTACGCGTTGAATGCCACCGATGGCACCGAACAGTGGAACTACACCACCGGTGGTGACGTGTGGTCGTCGCCAGCGGTGGTCAATGGCACCGTCTACGTCGGGAGTGACGACGACACCGTGTACGGTCTCGACGCACAGACCGGCAGCGAACAGTGGAACTACACCACCGGTGGTGAGGTGCGATCGTCACCAGCAGTGGTGAACGGAACCGTCTATGTCGGGAGTTACGATGGTGAAGTCTACGCGTTGAATGCCACCGACGGCACTGAACAGTGGAGCTATTCCCGCGGCGGCCCCGGAACTGAGCTATCGTCGCCAGCAGTAGTCAACGGTACCGTCTACATCGGCGGTGTCGGCGGATCGGTATACGCGTTGAACGCCACTGATGGCACCGAACGGTGGAAGACAGCAACCACTTTTGACGTGCAATCGTCGCCGACGGTGTGGAACGACACGGTGTACATTGGAAGCAATGAAGACGTTTATGCGCTGGATACAACCACCGGCACCGAACAGTGGAGCTATCCCACCAACAACAAGGTGTACTCGACGCCGACAGTCGTCAACGGAACAGTGTACGTCGGGAGTTACGACAACAACGTGTACACGCTTGACGCGGTGAAAGGCACTGAACAGTGGACCTACACCACCGGCGGGTTCGTGTTCTCCTCACCGACAGTCGTCGACGGCATTGCCTACTTCGGGAGTGAAGACGGGAACCTGTACGCACTCCACGCCGACGACTCCGTCCCGATACTCTCGGAATACACTGTCTCGAATCCATCGAATCAGAACATTGCCGTTCGGTTCAATTCGGATAAACTACTCACCAACCTCTCGGCCTCGATCAGTGGGACCGAATCGGCCACGCTCTCGACGAGTGATTTCACACCGACGGTCGACACCGATGGCAACGTGACATATGAGGCTATCTACACGGCAGGCAGTGAGGGTAGCTACACGGCAACGCTCGATACCGCCGCAGACGGTGCAGGCAACGACGCCGCCACCAGTCAGGCAGAGTCTGTGGTCCTAGATGCACCACCGACAATCTCAGCGTACGCTGTTTCGAATCCATCGGGCCAGAACGTCACGGTTCGGTTCAACGCAACTGAACAGCTTTCGACGATCTCGGTCTCGATCAGCAACGCTGAGTCGGCTACGCTCTCGTCGACCGATTTTACAGAGACGGCCATCACTGGTGGTAACTACACGTATGACGCGAGCTACACCGGAATTAGTGACGGTACCTACACCGCAACACTCGATACTGCCGCAGACGCCGCGGGCAACGACGGCGCGACCGGCCAACAGGATTCGGTGATCGTGGATACGACGCCGCCGACGGCGGCTGCAGGCGAGAACCAAACCGTCGATGAGGACACCACTGTCCAGTTCAACGGCTCGAACACCACTGACAACACTGGAATCGCCAGCTACAACTGGAGCTTCGGAGATGGGATGAACGCGACGGGCCAGACAGTCACTCACACCTACACCGACTCCGGCGAGTACACCGTGACACTGACGGTCGAAGACGCAGCGGGTAATCAGGACATCGATACGAGTACCGTCACCGTTGAGTCCAGTAGTAACGGTGGTAGTGGTGGTAACGGTGGTGGCGGTGGCAGTAGTCGATCTACAGACACCGGGTCGACGGTGACGGTTGTTCCTGCACAAGAACCAGAATCCTCGGATAGCGACGACTCGTCGACCCGTGGCTCTGAGGCTGCTGACAGTATCGACAGCCAATCAGTGGCTGTCCGCGGTGTCTCCCGGGGTGAACGAGTCAGCGTCGACTTCACCACACCCGACGAAGACCGCACGGCAACCGATCAAGACGAGTCGACCGGCGACTCCGATGGCAGCGATGAGCCGACACCACGACAGGTTCGAAACATTGTCCCCGATGGACTTGACATTCAGTTCGCCGAGGCGGGAGATTATGAGTTCACCGTCCGGACTCGTGACGCCGACACCAGCGACAGTGCCGAGTCGGAACCGAGCAGGACTGGCGACTCCGGGTCGGCATTCCGATCCGATTTCTCGACGAACAGCCTCAGCGACGATGGGGTTCGATTTGCGCGTGAGACGCGCCAGCGACCGGTCGGATTCATCGAGGTCGACACAGAGTTCGAAACTGAAGCTGTCGAGACAGCGACACACCGCTTCCGGGTGCGGAAGAGCTACCTCGAGTCGACCGACGCGTCGGTCGAGAGCGTCAGACTCTACCGTGACGAGATCGCTCAGTGGCGGGAACTCGACACCCAACAGGTCCGAGAAACCGAGGACTACTATTTCTTCGAGGCCGAGACGCCCGGCTTCTCGGTGTTCGTCATCGGGACGAGTGCGCCGGTTTTCGAGACAACTGACCAGCAGTTGATCGGGTTCGACGAGTCGACTGGCGGGGTCGAAGCCACCGTCTCGGTCGAAAACATCGGCAGCAAAGCCGGAACCTATGACGCGGTCCTTTCGGCCGACGGAGAAACCATCGGTACTGCTGAAGCCTCCGTCGACGCCGCCGAGCGCGCTGACGTGACAGTCACCGGCACCGTCGAGACGGACGACCCGGTGACGCTCAGGCTGGCCGGGCAGTCGCTCGGCGACGTCACACGCACCAAACCAACACCGGTGCCGACCGACCCAGAGCAGTCCGGACTCCGTCTCGTCGGCGTCCTCCTGGGCGTGGCCGTTGTCGTGATCGGTGGGCTGTTGTGGAGTCGACGGAAGAACGGCGAAGAAACCCAATAG
- a CDS encoding sensor histidine kinase, which translates to MGWQAHPGVVPLLFGSTLLWVNVGYLLWRQQVDRRAPGQLLAAGLVASIALSLALFAIRQAATTLEAKQFWNALIYFGDGPVVAFILAYVLVYTGYDLSRRQYAALFSLPVITIVGVITNPLHGLHYQQSLGEVGGYITLSNDYGPLFWLYVVYGYAFLIVSIVLLARAASDAQGSYRRQLFALIGGLLLPAVGALAHITGFGPEPTPNYMGYGYIGTAIAFSYTVHRHDLFAAVPVARRTALEQLDDGLVTLDRDGLIVGLNDAARRFLGSPNTELLGRSGVDALGVFIRPFDLEAAAEQSATVETDAGVFDVTLSQLVRGESTIGSQLLLRDVTARHRREQRLTTLNTRLELALEETDTGVWEFDLTSEELIFDTASERLYGYMPGEFPNTVEAFADQVSEADFEAVEASIERAVETGKAYRADFKVDQPDGGHRWIQARGVVQYDADGQPDRILGIQTNITDRKEAQRRLEDQNNRLELLNKLVRHDIRNEAFLITTLAGQFGSGQPTPEAGRQSARDSTATPETDPKTEIDERAAQIAASSGRITDLTQQARELMSVISSLGDSLTPVDLRRTLDREIASASMIDPAVTIRLDGVPAVDVTANELLGALFRNLLTNAIAHNDTDAPEVVVSGAVQDEMACITVADNGPGIPEADRESVFTEGKTLPGSDGTGFGLYLVDTLIEQYGGRVTISDAETLGGVAITVCLPVAKPDVD; encoded by the coding sequence ATGGGTTGGCAAGCACATCCCGGGGTTGTGCCGCTGCTGTTCGGATCGACACTCCTCTGGGTCAATGTGGGCTATCTGCTCTGGCGTCAGCAGGTGGATCGGCGCGCGCCGGGCCAACTGCTTGCAGCCGGGTTAGTCGCCTCAATCGCGCTCTCGCTTGCGTTGTTCGCCATTCGGCAGGCGGCCACAACACTAGAAGCCAAGCAGTTCTGGAACGCACTCATCTACTTCGGTGACGGGCCGGTAGTGGCATTTATTTTGGCATACGTGCTGGTGTACACCGGTTATGATCTCTCGCGTCGACAGTACGCTGCGTTGTTCAGCCTCCCAGTGATTACCATTGTCGGCGTGATCACTAACCCACTGCATGGGCTGCATTACCAACAGAGCCTCGGCGAGGTAGGCGGCTATATCACTCTCTCGAACGACTACGGCCCGCTGTTTTGGCTGTATGTCGTCTACGGCTACGCGTTTTTGATCGTATCGATCGTCCTGCTCGCCAGAGCTGCCAGCGACGCCCAGGGGAGCTATCGTCGACAACTGTTCGCACTAATCGGAGGGTTGCTGTTGCCAGCGGTTGGGGCCCTTGCACACATCACCGGGTTCGGTCCGGAGCCGACGCCGAACTACATGGGATACGGGTACATTGGAACGGCAATCGCGTTCAGTTACACAGTCCATCGCCATGATCTATTCGCAGCGGTGCCGGTCGCTCGTCGAACCGCGCTCGAACAGCTCGACGATGGACTGGTCACCCTCGACAGAGATGGTCTCATTGTGGGCCTCAACGACGCTGCACGTCGGTTTCTCGGCAGCCCCAACACCGAGCTGCTCGGTCGATCCGGCGTCGACGCGCTTGGGGTATTTATAAGACCGTTCGATCTCGAAGCGGCAGCCGAACAGTCCGCGACCGTCGAAACCGACGCTGGTGTCTTCGATGTCACCCTCAGCCAGCTGGTTCGTGGCGAGTCGACTATCGGCAGCCAGCTTTTGCTCCGAGATGTCACCGCCCGCCATCGCCGCGAACAGCGACTGACGACGCTCAACACCCGACTCGAACTCGCCCTCGAAGAGACCGACACCGGCGTCTGGGAGTTCGACCTCACCAGCGAGGAGCTGATCTTCGATACGGCCTCCGAGCGGCTGTATGGCTACATGCCCGGCGAGTTCCCCAACACGGTCGAAGCGTTCGCAGACCAAGTCTCCGAGGCCGACTTCGAGGCAGTCGAGGCCAGCATCGAGCGGGCTGTCGAGACCGGCAAGGCCTACCGCGCGGATTTCAAGGTCGACCAGCCTGACGGCGGCCACCGCTGGATCCAAGCTCGTGGTGTCGTTCAGTACGATGCCGACGGCCAGCCGGATCGTATTCTCGGCATTCAGACCAACATCACCGACCGCAAGGAGGCCCAGCGGCGGCTCGAAGACCAGAACAACCGGCTGGAACTGCTCAACAAGCTCGTCCGCCACGACATCCGCAACGAGGCGTTTTTGATCACGACGCTGGCCGGACAGTTCGGGTCCGGCCAGCCAACCCCCGAAGCCGGTCGACAGTCTGCTCGTGATAGCACTGCGACGCCCGAGACAGACCCCAAGACGGAGATTGACGAGCGGGCCGCCCAGATTGCCGCCAGCAGCGGCCGGATCACCGACCTCACCCAGCAGGCCCGAGAACTCATGTCGGTCATCTCGTCGCTGGGCGACTCGCTTACTCCAGTCGACCTACGGAGGACGCTCGACCGCGAGATCGCCAGCGCGTCGATGATCGACCCAGCGGTGACGATCCGCCTCGATGGGGTGCCCGCAGTCGATGTGACGGCCAACGAACTGCTCGGCGCGCTGTTCCGCAACCTCCTAACCAATGCCATCGCCCACAACGACACCGACGCCCCCGAGGTCGTCGTCTCGGGGGCAGTCCAAGACGAAATGGCATGTATAACTGTCGCCGACAACGGTCCGGGTATCCCGGAAGCCGACCGCGAGTCGGTGTTCACCGAGGGCAAGACGCTGCCCGGCAGTGACGGCACCGGGTTTGGCTTATATCTCGTTGACACGCTCATCGAGCAGTACGGTGGTCGTGTCACGATCAGCGACGCTGAGACGCTTGGGGGAGTTGCCATCACGGTCTGTCTCCCGGTCGCCAAGCCAGACGTCGACTGA
- a CDS encoding bacterio-opsin activator domain-containing protein codes for MADRSNCIIMVGENAVPHHLDDGNTPVSVLLVDDNEQWARFVASDLEAEYPSITVHLALSPNEAMLQLGEFDIDCVVADYQMPEVDGLELLERLRRERPELPYILATSEGSEDIASAAIDAGVSDYVVKDPRVDQLSVFASKIHRAVEAARLRQAMAESERRYRSLTEQSSDAILIIQDDELVFYNQRLIDLTGRPRSWFESVEDLIATVHPDDRDEVRATLRRWQDMSAGGQLDELRLQTVDGAVQHCEYTGRQISHDGETAIMLSIRDVTDRKQRQRELRWERDLNRAVQNVLVAARIRDDIEQGVTGLLVDHGYELAWIGVPEHGTLTPRAQHGATAYLTAIDLSMETGTADSEPSLWAARADESRFVDDFEELFPTDWLEQAVASGCRSGAALPLSYNEISYGVLAVYHAEPGRFDETERRLLGELADSIAFAIHTVDTEQALASDHTVELTLRVVDDAYYLLDVVRQQRLTDGESITVHGTLRHTDGQFLQYLSVDESMVGTLRTALDSHPDVSEVTTIVEGTVSRLQVVVEAATPESILINQGAVVRSTTVETSGAELVVELPARSSVRETVDNVAMVFDGTAVLSVGDTTRSVADSASVSIVDMSGLTAKQTAALEAAFHHGYFEQPRRSSATEIAEALGVAHSTFLQHLRAGQQKLFADLYR; via the coding sequence GTGGCCGACCGCTCCAACTGCATAATTATGGTCGGTGAAAACGCTGTTCCTCACCATCTGGATGATGGAAACACGCCCGTCTCGGTCCTGCTCGTCGACGACAACGAGCAGTGGGCACGATTCGTGGCTAGTGATCTCGAAGCCGAGTATCCATCTATCACCGTCCATCTTGCACTGAGTCCCAACGAGGCGATGTTGCAGCTCGGAGAGTTCGACATCGACTGTGTCGTAGCCGACTACCAGATGCCGGAGGTCGACGGCCTCGAACTCTTAGAGCGGCTTCGTCGAGAACGGCCGGAGCTACCCTATATTCTCGCCACAAGCGAGGGCAGCGAGGATATCGCCTCGGCAGCGATCGATGCGGGCGTCTCGGACTACGTTGTCAAGGACCCGCGAGTCGACCAACTCTCGGTATTTGCCAGCAAAATCCACCGGGCGGTCGAGGCTGCCCGCCTCCGGCAGGCGATGGCCGAAAGCGAGCGTCGCTACCGGTCGCTGACCGAACAGAGCAGCGACGCGATTCTCATCATACAGGACGACGAACTCGTCTTCTACAACCAGCGGCTTATCGATCTCACTGGTCGGCCCCGTTCGTGGTTCGAATCGGTAGAGGACCTTATTGCGACCGTTCACCCCGACGACCGCGATGAGGTTCGAGCCACCCTTCGTCGCTGGCAGGATATGTCGGCTGGCGGCCAACTCGACGAACTCCGGCTTCAGACTGTCGACGGGGCAGTTCAGCACTGTGAGTACACTGGTCGACAGATCAGTCACGACGGCGAGACGGCCATAATGCTCTCGATCCGTGATGTAACCGACCGCAAGCAACGCCAGCGCGAGCTCAGGTGGGAACGCGATCTCAATCGGGCGGTGCAAAACGTCCTCGTCGCGGCCCGGATTCGAGACGACATCGAGCAGGGGGTAACCGGCCTCCTTGTCGACCACGGGTACGAACTGGCATGGATTGGCGTTCCGGAACACGGCACGCTCACACCGCGCGCACAACACGGCGCGACGGCGTATCTCACGGCTATTGATCTCTCGATGGAAACTGGCACCGCCGACAGCGAGCCGAGCCTCTGGGCTGCTCGCGCTGACGAGTCGCGGTTCGTGGACGATTTCGAGGAGCTGTTCCCAACCGACTGGCTCGAACAGGCAGTCGCATCCGGCTGCCGATCGGGTGCAGCACTCCCACTTTCATACAACGAGATCTCCTACGGTGTGCTTGCAGTCTATCACGCCGAGCCCGGTCGGTTTGACGAGACTGAACGTCGACTCCTCGGTGAGTTGGCCGACAGTATCGCCTTCGCGATCCACACAGTCGATACCGAACAGGCACTGGCATCCGACCACACCGTCGAGTTGACGCTCCGCGTGGTCGACGACGCGTACTATCTGCTCGATGTAGTTCGACAACAGCGGCTTACTGACGGCGAATCGATCACTGTCCATGGAACCCTTCGACACACCGACGGACAGTTTCTACAGTATCTTTCGGTCGACGAGTCGATGGTTGGGACACTCCGAACCGCACTCGATTCGCACCCCGATGTCAGTGAGGTGACGACAATCGTTGAGGGAACTGTGTCTCGCCTCCAAGTCGTTGTTGAGGCCGCCACGCCGGAGTCTATCCTGATCAATCAGGGTGCAGTCGTCCGGTCGACCACCGTCGAAACCAGTGGGGCCGAACTGGTCGTTGAACTTCCGGCGCGGAGCTCAGTCCGGGAGACGGTCGACAACGTGGCAATGGTGTTCGATGGAACTGCCGTCCTATCGGTGGGCGACACCACACGCTCCGTTGCTGACTCCGCTTCGGTGAGTATCGTCGACATGAGTGGGCTTACTGCCAAGCAGACCGCCGCCCTAGAGGCGGCGTTCCACCACGGCTACTTTGAGCAGCCACGCAGAAGCTCGGCCACCGAGATCGCCGAGGCTCTCGGTGTCGCCCATTCGACGTTTCTCCAGCATCTCCGAGCGGGCCAGCAGAAGCTGTTTGCCGACCTCTACCGCTAA
- a CDS encoding thrombospondin type 3 repeat-containing protein, which yields MGIVYLFVSTGGVLADTDTDGDGLSNATETALGTDPIVVDEF from the coding sequence GTGGGGATCGTGTACCTGTTTGTGTCGACCGGTGGCGTCCTCGCGGATACCGACACGGATGGCGATGGGCTGAGCAACGCGACCGAAACAGCACTGGGAACGGACCCAATAGTGGTCGATGAATTCTGA